CCGGATGCAATTGTTGAAGGGGAGATTATTGACCGGGAAGCAGTCCTGGATTCAATTAGAACTCTTTTTGAATCCCGCAATATCACAACAAAGGATGTCGTAATCGGTCTTGCTGGAAGGGATGTGATTATAAAACGTATTGTTATGGATCGTTTGAGCGAGGCAGAAACGAGGGAACAAATAAAATGGGAGGCAGAACAATATGTACCATTTGATATCAACGAAGTCTCCTTGGACTTTGATGTGGTGAATCCTAATTACGGTGAGAATCAACAAGAAGTTGTCCTTGTTGCGGCAAAAAATGAATTGATAAATAATCTTACCGCCCTCTTGAAAGAATTAAATCTCAATCCGATAATCATTGATACCGCTGCCTTTGCTCTACAAAATGCTTTTGAATACAATTATCAGCCAAGTCCAGATGAAACGATTGCATTGGTAAATATTGGTGCAGGAATGACAATAATAAATGTGATTAAAGGTGGTTCATCTTTACTCGCACGAGATGTTTACTATGGCGTTAATTCCTATATAAATAAATTGCAGAAAGAAATCGGCTTTAATTATGAAGATGCAGCAAATGCAGTTAAAGGAACAATACCAGTTGGTGCATCCCAGGATTCAATCCAGGGTGTTTTTGAATCGTTTGTTAATGATCTGAGCACACAGATTGAAAGAAGTTTGCAGTTCCTTTCTACGGTAACGGGTGAAGAAAAGGTGAGTAAGATGTTTATTACTGGTGGGGGTGCACTGATTTCAAATATGGTTGATTATCTTAAACGACGATTGAATGTAAGTGTAGAAGTATTTAACCCTTTCAAAAATATTCTTTATGACCCTTCAATTTTTGCACCTGAAGGGGTTGAAATGATTGGTCCAGTTTTAACCCAGGCAGTGGGCCTTGCATTAAGGGGGGACTAATGATAAAAATAAATCTATCGCCCAGCCCTAAAAAGGCAAAGGCGCCAAAAGCAAAAGCCGCAAAACCAGGCGCACCGCCGATTAAATTGCCTTCTGTCAAATTAGGTGCACTTTATATTCTGGGGATTGCGGTCGTCGCCATCATTATTGCCCTTTTCCTGATTATTCAAAGTACCAAAATTGGTGGACTCAATCGTAATATAAATCAATTACAGACACGCCTTGATGAACTGAAAATTTATGTTGCAACGGTTGATAGTTTGAAGCAGAGGGAAAAAGAACTTATGACTCTAATCAGTCCGATTAAGGAACTCAATAAAAATCGTTTTCTTATTGCGCATATACTTGATGAAATCTCTGCACGCATTCCAGAATTCACCTGGCTTACAATGCTCAATGTAACAACACAAAATATTGATATCAGGGGTACAACGGCCTCAAATCTACTTGTTGCTGAA
The genomic region above belongs to candidate division WOR-3 bacterium and contains:
- the pilM gene encoding type IV pilus assembly protein PilM, which translates into the protein MFGKKKKVVGLDIGSSQTKVVELLPGKTKRLINYGISKILPDAIVEGEIIDREAVLDSIRTLFESRNITTKDVVIGLAGRDVIIKRIVMDRLSEAETREQIKWEAEQYVPFDINEVSLDFDVVNPNYGENQQEVVLVAAKNELINNLTALLKELNLNPIIIDTAAFALQNAFEYNYQPSPDETIALVNIGAGMTIINVIKGGSSLLARDVYYGVNSYINKLQKEIGFNYEDAANAVKGTIPVGASQDSIQGVFESFVNDLSTQIERSLQFLSTVTGEEKVSKMFITGGGALISNMVDYLKRRLNVSVEVFNPFKNILYDPSIFAPEGVEMIGPVLTQAVGLALRGD
- a CDS encoding PilN domain-containing protein, with translation MIKINLSPSPKKAKAPKAKAAKPGAPPIKLPSVKLGALYILGIAVVAIIIALFLIIQSTKIGGLNRNINQLQTRLDELKIYVATVDSLKQREKELMTLISPIKELNKNRFLIAHILDEISARIPEFTWLTMLNVTTQNIDIRGTTASNLLVAEFMNRLEESPYIGNVDLTVLEKKTVEKQEMMEFTLTANVRIDSTGGTK